The genomic stretch AACCAAATTGACCTTATATGTACCTAGTCACATCATGGGGCCAGGCTCATAAGGTCAGATGATTGGGTAGAAGTGGCCCACATCTACCCAATCAGCTGCTTGATTTTTGTAATGTTTCATATGGGCCAATAGGGCCAATTTTTCTCtgaattacatttaaataattaaaaacaatctGGCCAATCTGGGGCCCCTAGGCTGCAGCCTAGgccagcctgtgcattaatccACCCCAGTCTGTGGCTGAGATCTGCTCAGTGATTTTGTTGAGTTACTGAtggcacaaacacatttttagttgccagagggacTCTATAGCGCCTCCCCGGAGCTCAGGAGCTCACTGAAGGCActaagtttccttagaagataaagttAAAGTCGCTGTAAGCATCTCTTGAAAATaaactatactactactactactactactatattaATATACTACTGTATTTTCTGAGAAGCTCACCTGGGAGTCCAGAACATGTTGGCCTTCAAGTGAAACTGgctaatgtgttaattagtaaACCCTTATGGATATTGTGCCTTAATACATTCTATTAAAAACTGTCAATGATTGAAGGTTGGTATGGGAACTTGCagattctttgtttttttttacttattcttGGATCAAACAGTTTCCTAATTTAAAATAGAAAACTTTTGTAACTTTGGAGTACATTTTATTCAGGCAAGGCTTTTTATATTTAACACTGGCGCACAAAGCATTTTGATATATTTGATCAGATAAAAGGGTCAAGACATGTTTATATTAATCAAAGTTAGATATCAGATAGACACTGATATCAATACGCAGCCCTAGTTCTCTAGTCCTCTATTAATTaggtttttgttggtcaaaAACTAGTCcaatttaaagaggacatactatgcttattttcaagttcctacttgtattttgggtttctagtagaagatgtttacatgctttaatgttcaaaaaatgctttatttttctcataccggctgagCTGcatcacctcttttcaccctctgttcgAGCTCCTGCCCGCTCTGGTCTCCCGGTcctctctgttgtgattggtcaacagaaccaaactctttggactctgctccagctccgctctaattagctttgtttgatgccgtgccaaactagccgttatgcaaatgtgttacttggtgacatcaccaagttACGGAACAAAAAgccgggacttcaagcgaggcgtttcaggcagttcaggagcagtgtttctgtgagggagagtaactccctttggcatgcACTTTGTagctttgcagacattttacatgcaccaaaaactaaatatgacactaaaggaaagggaaaaagcataaaaggtcctctttaactatATTCAGTCTAAACAAACTGGAATCAGCCTGTAAAATAACTTGCATgggcagttgtttttttaaattacagaaCATAAACTCCCCGAGGTCCCTAAAACCGCCAGATTCCCAAAAAAACTAGAGGACGTGACCTCGGTGGTAGCTACGGCCCTGGTTGCAGACCTACATCGCTTTCACTGACACTCAAGACGACTTTTGACATAATTTGGAGTTgatacatgtttgtgttttgagtTCATGTGGAGTTAGAGCTACCTCACTTCACTGAGAGCACTTCTTCTGGGTCTTCCTGAGGAACCAGGAGATGTTTTGTAGTTGATGAGATTCCTGAAGACTGCGGGTGTCTCAGCTGGGTTTATGGTTGAACTGCTGTGCTCTCAAATGGGAGATAAGCAGGCAGATTTCCTTCCATCTCACCCATTTGAGGGCTGCTCGCCCCTGCATTGCTAACAGCACACAATGTGACACAGAGTAACTCTTAATAGTGTCACCAGATGGCGCCAAAACCGAGTTTGCAAAAAACTCAGTTTTTCTTTAACTCAGTGCTGTTCGTTGCAGGATGTTAACATGCATACATGTATATACTTAAAGTTaccatgatatacagtatatttaaagtTGTATGTACTTATGTAATGTGTTCATCTGACAGAGTAAAAGTGTTTTAAGGTGGACATCAAAATATTTTCCCATCAAATCAAACACTGAAACAAACAGTCCTCGCTGAGGCACTTTGAGAAGATGAACCCCGACTAAACATATATCTAATCTTCTCTTTAAAGTTGGCTGTATGTGCCCTGTTTTGTTATAAATACATACTTTGACATTGATAATGTGATgagtattgttttatttatttatagacaacaagaatggaaaaaaaagtttcaagCACAAAACAATATAACAAGAACTGGTACATTTTGGGAGAGCCACCTGCTCAAAACGATCAGACATTTGTTTCCTttcaagaaaacacacaaatataaacataaacacaaaagaTGAAATAACACATTGGATATTATGGCCTGTCAATAGGTGTGTGTCACCTAAAGGAAAGCTTTACAAAAGGGAAAGCGGTTTCCTGCAATGACCTCTAAGTGACTAGAACAGATACAGAGAGTCTGCCTTGCATGTTGATGTGTGTCCTCTGCCAGAGTGTGTTGAGTAACCTGAGGGATTATTCTCCTCAACACTGAAGATTGTCAACAGCAAAAGCTCCTGAAGAACCAAAAAGGGGaaacctgtttttttctttttttcagtaaaaaaatTCTTCCATGGTGACCTTTATCATTTTACATCAGCTGGTGAAAGCAGCCTTGTgggtatgagaaaaaaaaactacaataaaACAGATTAAATGACAAGAAAATACAAGCTTCGACCATCCAGTGTCATTTTCCTGAAAGACAGAACAGAGGACGGTGGACACCATACAATGTAAATGCCCTGAATGTAACAGTGCGGTGTTTGAAATGCTGGTTTGAGCAgagatatttatttatccatatCCACACCGAGGTGTCGTACCACACAGTGACAAGCTTCAGACCCAATTTATCACATGCGTGTATGTAATATTTAACACGTACGATGGAGAAAAATGAGTTTTGTCTTCAGAGTTAGACATCCTCAGTTTGTGTTCTTTGGTTTACAAATCCCTGCATCTTTGACTAATCAATTTATGATTTCTGTTACTCGGAAGAATGGAAGTTGATAGAGTAACAGCGGAACCAAATTGAgatttgaggaaaataaatgtctTCAAAATACagattatatatacatatatatatatatatgtatatatatgtatatatatgtatatatatgtatatatatgtatatatatatatgtatatatatatattatatatatataattacccAGTACCCACCAAATGTTTGCCTATACCTCGTTGCAATTACCTAGGAAAAAAAGACCTCTTTTAAGTAGCATGATGTTCCAAAGATTCATTCAGTCTTCTAAATTAGCATTTCAGCCCTAAAAACACTATTTCTAAGAGAAGAGGGTAAGcaaattgacaaaaaaaataacaaaaataaagccAAAGAATATCAAAAGGgggttaaaaaatataaaagtcatCACCGTTTGAGCAACAGTGAAGCCACCGTTGCTTATCATGGAGAAAGACACCTGGGTCGGTCATCTTGTAGCGCTGCTCACAACCAGCGAGTCCATAAGGAGGACGGGTAATTTGCAACGTTAGATTTGACTCACGTGTGTTCTCATTACAGGCCTAACCTTTGCTTCCAGTCAGCATCCTGAATGTTTCTGTCTGAGGTAACAGGCTTCACCTTTGGTTAGTTTATTTGCTCATGTTGTTACAAGTAGTGACCAGCTgattcacttcctgtttctggTGAGTGTGTATCCCCCGTGTTACTGACCCGTAGACCCAACGTTCAGCTCATGGGGTGTCTTTGCCGCGAGATCAGTCGTCTCTGGAGTCACTCGATGTCATGTTTAACAATGCCTAGAAGGTCCTTTGTTGTATGTCAGCCTGTAACTCCAAAGCCACACAGTATTTATCCCCCGGGagtctctttctccttctcgtCTCTGTCGGAGCCATGCAAGGGTCATTGATAAATGTGTTCAAAGTACTGAGGCTGAGGATTCTCTTTGACGTATTTCTGAATGTACCAGCAGGTCAAGTGGGCTTTCAGATCCTCTTCCACCACAAAATCCATGGCTGCCTGCCATCAAAGAAGCATAAAATCACATCTAAACTGTTCTGACAGGCATTTTATTAGACAGCATTTCAcatggacaatatttttcattgttttatgttgttaattgatttccaataataaatatatacatacatttgcataaagcaacacatttgtccactctgttgataagagtattaaatacttggcaaatctccctttaaggtacattttgaacagataaaaaatgtgggattaatttgtgattaatcgcgattaaatagtTTAATCGATTCAGAGCCCTAATTTTAATATTTGAGTACTTGTTGTTGTACAATTCAATTCAACTGTGTGAGGTGTGCTTCCCAGATATCAGTGGTAAAATCAATAGTGAagtcattaaaataaaagtaagcCGGACCTACagctcattttttttatgtcataaaTTTTAAAAGGTGCAATCTGTGTTCCAAGTGTAAACAAAAAAGCTTGCTTGGCCAACAACattcaaaacacattattttaaattgtgATCAAAATCATATGGTCAAAGTAGGGCtatgtatataaatacagtttatagtcaaaattatataaaaatgtctatatatttttctatataatGTCTATCGTGATGTAGGCTAGGcttatatttatctattttttctcTAATTTCACTGCCTGCCTAggtcaaaatattacaaattgGGCCTTTAAGAAATGAACAGAAAGAgaaactctctctcttctcttctcttaaGATGATGACAGATGAAAATAACCAGTCTTTATGAGTTTTACCTTGGCCAGGTGTTTGGCTATTCCTCTCCCTCTGTAAGCATCTGGAACTTCCGTGTGTTGCAAGTCCACCGTCTTCTTCCCTACATATTCATACAGAAGAACTGCACGATCATGAGATCCTGAGGGCAGACAGACATCATAGTTCTCGGTTGAGTTAAGTTCGTCTCCACCCAACCCAGTTACAGCAACTTGCAATCTACATCTAATACTGCAACATGGCTGCTCAGTAAGACAAGCCATGAGTCATTTCTCTCAGTGAGCTTTCAATCACCTCAAAACAACAAGTGATACCATGTGATATAGTGCCAATGTCAATAGCCTATAACATTTACACATCGCCTAGCCGGATACAGACAATGCTTGCGGAAAAGGAAAAATGTAGTTGGGTGGAGATAGAGACAGATATGTGATAAAGATCTTCATTCAGGGAACAATGgcttccatttttttttgctgtgaacACATCTCACACATTTCAATTTATAGATGATTAAAGATAATTTCCATtaaatgaaactgacctggacacacattaacacacgttttttttagtttgtaataaactaaaagaaaataatcaaagtcAGAAAATAAAGGCAAATGAGTTGTAAACTTgacaaaatacataaatcactcattattatcattattattattaattttttttttcttctatttttatttatatgtatgtgtgtatatgtataggtgtgtgtatgtaggtatgtatgtgtgtgtatgtgtatatgtatacatgtatatgtatgtatgtatgtatgtgtatgtatatatatatatatatatatatattttaaatttttatttttattttttacttcatGACTTATTTGCAGATACTCTCCCTGTGTTGTATTCTCtacaattttaattttatgtatccatgattgagaatcagttaggtcttttgtggccagctgtggctgtttgtgtgtatgttgttgtcaggtatgattgattgatgtgttgtgtCACGGGTGAGTGTTGTTTAGAAAATCAAAAATGAACTTCCCCTGTATAGTGACTGTTCTAAtgattattgacaattaataaaaagaccTTTGAAGAAGAGACTGGGGTGGCAATTCCTCATTTACCATGccatatatttaaaaagttgAAAAATTAACATAAGACAAAACTGTAGGAAACTTGTTTATAAGCCCAACTTATCCAAAAACACTCCTGTGTTATTCTCAAAAATGAATTGTACAGTGGGTATCTCTAGTGCAATGGTTAATTGTCAGAGACTAAggtgtaaaatacaataaacacataaataaatacataactcACCATGTAAATACTTTGGGTTTTAAATAAGCATGCCCATATATGGATctgattaataaaatacagtgtgTATGATTCATGAAGGAATTTGAAGTGATTAGTGTTTAATGATTGATGTTCAGGACTGTATTAAACAGTCTTGTTGTGTAttcaggactgtaataaacagtCTTTTGTGTGTTCAGGACTGTATTAAACAGTCTTGTTGTGTAttcaggactgtaataaacagtCTTTTGTGTATTCAGGACTGTATTAAACAGTCTTGTTGTGTAttcaggactgtaataaacagtCTTTTGTGTGTTCAGGACTGTATTAAACAGTCTTGTTGTGTAttcaggactgtaataaacagtCTTTTAGTGTGTTCAGGACTGTATTAAACAGTCTTTTTGTGTGTTCAGGACTGTATTAAACAGTCTTTTAGTGTGTTCAGGACTGTATTAAACAGTCTTTTAGTGAGTTCAGGACTGTATTAAACAGTCTTTTAGTGTATTCAGGACTGTATTAAACAGTCTTTTAGTGTGTTCAGGACTGTATTAAACAGTCTTTTAGTGTGTTCAGGACTGTATTAAACAGTCTTTTAGTGTGTTCAGGACTGTATTAAACAGTCTTTTAGTGTGTTCAAGACTGTATTAAACAGTCTTTTTGTGTATTCAGGACTGTATTAAACAGTCTTTTAGTGAGTTCAGGACTGTATTAAACAGTCTTGTTGTGAGTTCAGGACTGTATTAAACAGTCTTTTAGTGTGTTCAGGACTGTATTAAACAGTCTTTTAGTGAGTTCAGGACTGTATTAAACAGTCTTGTTGTGTAttcaggactgtaataaacagtCTTTTTGTGAGTTCAGGACTGTATTAAACAGTCTTTTAGTGTGTTCAGGACTGTATTAAACAGTCTTTTAGTGTGTTCAGGACTGTATTAAACAGTCTTTTAGTGTATTCAGGACTGTATTAAACAGTCTTTTAGTGTGTTCAAGACTGTAATAAACAGTCTTTTAGTGTGTTCAGGACTGTATTAAACAGTCTTGTTGTGTAttcaggactgtaataaacagtCTTTTAGTGTGTTCAGGACTGTATTAAACAGTCTTTTAGTGTGTTCAGGACTGTATTAAACAGTCTTTTAGTGTGttcaggactgtaataaacagtcttttagtgtgttcaggactgtaataaacagtCTTTTGTGTGttcaggactgtaataaacagtCTTTTTGTGTATTCAGGACTGTATTAAACAGTCTTGTTGTGTATTCAGGACTGTATTAAACAGTCTTTTTGTGTGttcaggactgtaataaacagtCTTTTTGTGTAttcaggactgtaataaacagtcttttagtgtgttcaggactgtaataaacagtcttttagtgtgttcaggactgtaataaacagtCTTTTGTGTGttcaggactgtaataaacagtCTTTTTGTGTATTCAGGACTGTATTAAACAGTCTTGTTGTGTATTCAGGACTGTATTAAACAGTCTTTTTGTGTGttcaggactgtaataaacagtCTTGTTGTGTATTCAGGACTGTATTAAACAGTCTTTTTGTGAGTTCAGGACTGTATTAAACAGTCTTGTTGTGTATTCAGGACTGTATTAAACAGTCTTTTAGTGAGTGGATGCTATTGAAGGTTGCATAACTTTCTTGTTTCTATAAACAAAGCTAGTGAAGTTACAAGTCAAGGAAGTCACAGCAGCTTTGAAGCACAAAGCACACAGTCTGTTCAGTTCCTCCTAAACACTAAATAACACCTGAATAAAGACGTGACATCCAGACTAGGTGAAGTGAATCACGCCTCTGTGTCTGAAATGGCAGCTGGAGTTATCAATAAGAGTCACGACGACGATGTTagtcacagagaaagagaaaagctccaccaacaccaacacctcAGAGCTAACATTAGCCAACAAGCAAGCTAATGTTTACATGTTGAAACTCACCATTTAGTCTTATAACAAACTGACGACGTTTTTTATCGTGCTCCACCTGGATCTGAGAGTTGTTTGCGTCGAAGACAGTTGCCTGAGCTGCCTGAGCTGCCTGTGCCATAGTAGCTTGTTTATTAATGCTATATGCTACTCCTGCAGCGGTGCTAACCAGAAATGGCTAACATGAGATGATAAACGGCCAAAAGCAAAACACCTCCTCCAACCAAATCAGCTGTGAGGTCACGTGTGACggccagccaatcacagcccgGTGTCGTCAGAGAGGGgagaacattaaaggtcccatattataaaaaaatgagattttcatatattttttttttattattataaagcaggtttaaagggactgtttgtaactttcagaaatgcttgttaacagcaacacctgtggccgttaagtcaacgaaagtcagcatcgggttcgcgcttgctcgctctacatagacatgaacgaacatcgctcaaaacaatgaggcgacacacgtcagctaaaaccacaatatcactctatatttcacctgcttggcagtaatgttagctgaccagatgaaggtttttccatgaacatgatttagatctgatcctagtgttggcttttcctgcttcagcctcccagccaggaacaggggagacactggagttttggtcggagacgataacgtttctctctgcggagccccgtcacttcacaagacacggaaaacctctgttggttttgaggagctgcagcagttatttctgcacaaacgtccactgtacattcactagatgtGATTCacattggttgttttcctccggtctgtgaaatcttgcagatgccgttaagagcaccggaggacacagaggcacatgatttttttcagattacctgtctcatgcactactgtgaccgttttataaaaataacttttttttattagattaatatttcatttgtaaattctttttataattcttctttttattgcccattaaaatgtcaaataacgaattactttgtaatttagtcgattagattaataaatacatttataaataaaattaatgaatgcctatttttattgtgcaattagttattaatcaattaaatgctttattacaaTTTATGTGACTCTCGTGGTCCTCCATAAAGATAAAGCTAATGATATAGTTTTAACCTTTAGAAAAAGAAGATTAAACAATTTCTCACTAGCCTTAAAATCAGAATATTGGCTTGTAAAGTTGTCATTTTTGTCTTTGGAGCCTCTTTTGTTCCCATGCTCCTGATTGGAGAAATTTAcattaatctgtttttttttctcttttcttttgatATACTTTATTTTCAGTTTGATTTTCCATCCCAGTCTACTGCTTTACACATTTTTCTGCGTTGACCACATAATTAAATGACAAATTACATTAGGCACATTCGCTGTAACCGCATGATAATTGATTATCTTGGTGTATAAAAGGTCTTTTATTCAGACTAGTGATGTATCTAAGAAATAGTTTTTGATAGTTCAGGTCAGGTCACAGCTCACAAATCCACAGTGACAGctgtgtcagctgtgtgtcctACAGTCAGCAGCCAAATCCTTCTCAGTTTGACATGAGAGAGTTCATGTATTTCTCTCCGCTACTATTGTGGATTGTACTCATATAAGTTCTGTGTCGTGATATAAACTTGATAGACATTTGCAGTATTTCTAGACATTGTAGACAGGTATGTCAAGATCACTAACATTACAGTGAAGTAATCCTGTTAAGCTGTTGGCTTAATCCTACAAAACTCTAATGGAGTTTGTCAACTCTGTATGGGATTATGTGTGGTTTGGGACACTATTTTATAGACCTGTTTGGGATTAATTCTCTCTGGTTCAGAGTGAGAGGGAGCGCACCTCTTTTGTAGATGGATAACAGTATCAGCCAGaagttttcatttttatcttaATAGTGTCATTCAGTGTTTTTTCATTGTACTGCTGAAAATGATGTCCAAGACGCCAAGGTAAGTCAGCATTATCTAGCTGGTAACTAGGGTATCTTTGCTTTTATGCTATTTTTGGATTGCGCTGACCATAacatcttaataataataataataataataaaaacatacatgcaTTATCCTTATATGGCAGCGGAAATATTGAATCCTGTTCTGTTTCTACATGTGATCAGTTTATTCTAAGTGATTTCTCTCTTTCGTGATGTGAGACAGATGGATATGGTATATagatcaaaacattttttaatcctTGGCAATGTAGACTCTGTACACAGCCTCTACATTATACTCACATGTCTGCCAAATCATGTTAATATTTCCTGGCACCATCCTGCTAACTAATGGTAATGATTttgcattacatttttaaacagtGCAGTAGGCTGATTTGGGAAAGGGCTCCTTGCCATAAGGAACACAGAAATGATCAGTAACTTGAATTCATCTGAATTAGGCTGAAGCTCTCGTCATGTGTAACACCCAGCGTCACAAAGTAATTGCTGCTATTCTAAACTGCACTTTAATAATTGTGTCAGATTATCTGTTTCAGCACTGACATAGATGTTTGCCAACTATAATACTATTTCTATTAACCTATAGGCCACATCCATCCGCTGTTCATTAGCTGCCTTACAAGTAAACATAATGAATAAAGTTAAATTATCAGCACAGCATTgcttttttataaatgtatacatCTTTGAATATAGCAAAACGTCGTGAACCcca from Sebastes fasciatus isolate fSebFas1 chromosome 13, fSebFas1.pri, whole genome shotgun sequence encodes the following:
- the natd1 gene encoding protein NATD1, whose amino-acid sequence is MAQAAQAAQATVFDANNSQIQVEHDKKRRQFVIRLNGSHDRAVLLYEYVGKKTVDLQHTEVPDAYRGRGIAKHLAKAAMDFVVEEDLKAHLTCWYIQKYVKENPQPQYFEHIYQ